Proteins encoded together in one Desulfosporosinus meridiei DSM 13257 window:
- a CDS encoding flavodoxin, protein MYKPVVIYYSYSNTTKSLAEDIAIITDGDIRELIPEKPYSFTYNGATKEVRNEIERGYCPKLLSGNEPVKNYEYIFIGTPNWFKSFAPPILSFLRSADLKGKTIIPFCTHGGGGFGQIEINISKECPNSKLLPGFAATSDFDDKQVQDWINSIGVTT, encoded by the coding sequence ATGTATAAACCAGTGGTTATATATTACTCTTATTCAAATACAACAAAAAGTTTGGCAGAAGATATAGCAATCATTACAGATGGAGATATTAGAGAGTTAATCCCGGAAAAACCTTATTCATTTACCTACAATGGCGCAACAAAAGAAGTAAGAAATGAAATTGAAAGAGGGTACTGTCCAAAGTTGCTGTCTGGAAATGAACCGGTAAAAAATTATGAATATATTTTTATAGGAACACCTAATTGGTTCAAATCCTTTGCACCTCCGATATTGAGCTTTCTGCGCAGTGCAGATTTGAAAGGAAAAACAATCATTCCGTTTTGCACTCATGGTGGTGGCGGATTTGGGCAAATAGAAATCAATATATCTAAAGAATGCCCCAATTCAAAACTGTTACCGGGATTTGCAGCAACAAGCGATTTTGATGATAAGCAGGTTCAAGATTGGATTAACAGCATTGGGGTAACAACATAA
- a CDS encoding MATE family efflux transporter, with the protein MRIQLSDHFTYNKLLRFVLPSITMMIFTSIYSVVDGFFVSNFVGKTPFAAINLIMPVLFILSSIGLMIGAGGTAIVGKTLGENDREQANKYFSMLVCVIAVAGVVFGTVGFFAIRPLAMALGAEGAMLEDCVLYGRVIVLVMPFQMMQMSFQSFFITAEKPKLGLATTVIAGVSNIMLDVLFIVVFQWGLFGAAFATALSQTLGAVIALVYFLRKNDSLLRLTTKTKFYGKVLLRSCTNGSSEMVSNVAASLVSMLYNYQLMRFAGENGVAAYGVIMYVSFIFSAIFYGYSMGSAPIISYQFGAGNHNELKNMFRKSMVLMAVTGSAMLLLVIVAADPLAKVFVGYDQDLYDMTVHAFRIFAIAFLLTGFSTFASAFFTALNDGKISAAIAFLRTLLFETSAILIIPALLGLDGVWWAIVVAEFAAFIVTIAFLIMKRKKYRYA; encoded by the coding sequence ATGCGTATTCAACTATCAGACCACTTTACTTATAACAAACTTCTGCGGTTTGTTTTGCCGTCTATCACCATGATGATTTTCACATCTATATACAGTGTGGTAGATGGATTTTTCGTATCAAACTTTGTAGGAAAAACACCTTTTGCCGCAATCAATCTGATTATGCCGGTTCTTTTTATTCTCAGCTCGATAGGCTTGATGATTGGTGCGGGCGGTACGGCTATTGTCGGTAAAACCCTTGGGGAGAACGACAGAGAACAGGCAAACAAATATTTTTCCATGCTTGTCTGTGTTATTGCCGTCGCTGGCGTTGTATTTGGCACGGTTGGCTTTTTTGCAATACGTCCCCTTGCTATGGCTCTGGGAGCAGAGGGGGCCATGCTGGAGGACTGTGTTCTCTATGGGCGGGTGATTGTCCTTGTAATGCCATTTCAAATGATGCAAATGTCTTTTCAAAGTTTTTTTATTACAGCAGAAAAGCCAAAGTTGGGGCTTGCCACAACTGTCATAGCTGGTGTGTCAAATATCATGCTGGACGTGCTGTTCATTGTAGTGTTTCAGTGGGGTTTATTTGGGGCGGCTTTTGCAACTGCGCTCAGTCAGACGTTAGGAGCAGTAATTGCTCTTGTCTATTTTTTAAGAAAAAACGACAGCCTTTTGAGGTTGACTACAAAGACAAAGTTTTATGGGAAAGTCCTTTTGAGATCTTGTACGAATGGCTCTTCCGAGATGGTGAGCAATGTTGCGGCTTCGCTGGTTTCAATGCTCTATAACTACCAGCTTATGCGCTTTGCCGGAGAAAACGGCGTTGCGGCATACGGTGTTATTATGTATGTGAGCTTTATTTTCTCTGCTATTTTTTACGGCTATTCTATGGGAAGCGCACCGATTATCAGTTATCAATTTGGTGCGGGAAATCATAACGAGCTGAAAAATATGTTCAGAAAAAGTATGGTTTTGATGGCTGTGACGGGTAGTGCAATGCTCCTGCTCGTTATCGTTGCGGCTGATCCGCTGGCGAAAGTATTTGTTGGCTATGACCAGGATCTATACGATATGACTGTCCATGCTTTTCGTATATTTGCTATTGCATTCCTGCTCACTGGGTTTAGCACGTTTGCCTCGGCGTTTTTTACGGCGCTCAATGATGGAAAAATTTCGGCTGCCATTGCGTTTTTGCGAACTCTACTTTTTGAAACTTCCGCAATACTGATTATCCCTGCGCTGTTAGGGTTGGATGGTGTGTGGTGGGCAATTGTAGTAGCGGAGTTTGCGGCATTTATCGTTACGATCGCTTTCCTCATTATGAAACGCAAAAAATACCGCTACGCTTAA
- a CDS encoding Vat family streptogramin A O-acetyltransferase: MAGPDKKKLYPNEKIKTVCYISNLPKRPNVEIGDYTYYSDNHKSPENFYDNIEHHYEFLGDKLIIGKFCAIAEGVKFIMNGANHRMSGITTYPFNIFGSGWEKVTPAREDLPFKGDTVIGNDVWIGQNVTIMPGVKVGDGAIIAANSTVTKNIEPYTIYGGNPAKFIKKRFSDEKVEFLLKLQWWNWDEEKIFANLEMLTSEAGLDQLIE; this comes from the coding sequence ATGGCAGGACCGGACAAGAAAAAACTTTATCCCAATGAAAAGATAAAGACGGTTTGCTATATAAGTAATTTGCCTAAAAGACCCAATGTCGAGATTGGAGACTATACTTATTATAGCGATAATCATAAATCTCCGGAGAACTTTTATGATAATATCGAACACCACTACGAATTCTTGGGAGATAAACTGATCATAGGCAAGTTCTGTGCCATTGCCGAGGGTGTTAAGTTTATCATGAATGGAGCAAACCACAGAATGTCTGGCATTACAACCTATCCCTTTAATATCTTTGGAAGTGGCTGGGAAAAGGTCACTCCTGCCAGAGAGGATCTGCCTTTCAAGGGGGACACAGTGATCGGTAATGATGTTTGGATAGGCCAAAATGTTACGATCATGCCGGGTGTTAAAGTTGGTGATGGTGCAATTATTGCCGCCAACTCAACTGTGACAAAAAATATTGAGCCCTATACAATATATGGCGGTAACCCAGCCAAATTTATAAAGAAACGATTCAGTGATGAAAAAGTTGAATTCTTACTAAAGCTTCAATGGTGGAACTGGGACGAGGAAAAAATTTTTGCCAATCTTGAAATGCTAACCTCAGAAGCCGGTTTGGATCAATTAATAGAATAA
- a CDS encoding YgaP-like transmembrane domain yields MELNFQRNLSALDRGIRVLISLVLFGLAAMGFINGWIATAASILGLFNLLEATIGY; encoded by the coding sequence GTGGAACTTAACTTTCAGAGAAATCTAAGCGCTTTAGACAGAGGAATACGTGTTCTTATTAGCTTGGTTTTATTCGGTTTAGCCGCTATGGGATTTATCAATGGATGGATAGCAACCGCAGCTAGTATCTTGGGTCTCTTCAACCTACTAGAAGCTACTATTGGTTACTGA
- a CDS encoding cytochrome c biogenesis protein: MKTKTKILIILTVAILSIMALIIPRYSSPSEFNPTNQPMVAFQEAQKSGKLTFLEFYAKWUPSCRSMEPVVLALEKEYRDKVNFIVVDIDDPQGQALARQFDIYYIPAFFVLDQQGQITYSASGPQSKSALDNALNSGNPNSAWYESFFNDTLPRVLSNGGVTILLFVFLGGLMTSLSPCILSMLPVMLGYIGGLEKPSKTKGFITSMSFVLGLAATFALLGIAASLLGKAFGQIGSAWLYIIALFSIIMGLQLIGVVNFNLPGLQAMPEKKGGVLGSFGVGLLFGLVASPCATPVLAVLMTYVAGQGVLWYGGLLLFIYGLGHGLPLIIAGTFTAVLKSLPRLQRWGHYITLLSGGLLIVLGLYFFTRTG, encoded by the coding sequence ATGAAAACAAAAACCAAGATCTTAATCATACTAACAGTTGCCATTTTGTCCATAATGGCATTAATAATTCCCAGATACTCAAGCCCTTCGGAATTCAATCCAACCAATCAACCAATGGTTGCTTTCCAAGAAGCTCAAAAATCTGGGAAACTGACTTTTTTAGAATTCTATGCCAAATGGTGACCCAGCTGTAGGAGCATGGAGCCCGTGGTGCTGGCTCTAGAGAAAGAATACCGAGATAAGGTCAACTTTATTGTCGTTGATATTGATGATCCTCAAGGACAGGCTCTTGCCCGACAATTTGACATCTACTATATCCCCGCTTTTTTTGTGCTGGATCAACAAGGCCAAATCACTTACAGCGCTTCTGGCCCTCAAAGTAAAAGCGCCTTGGATAATGCCCTCAATTCCGGCAATCCAAACTCTGCTTGGTACGAATCGTTCTTTAACGATACTCTGCCCCGGGTTTTGTCTAATGGCGGTGTAACCATTTTACTTTTCGTTTTCTTAGGGGGATTAATGACCAGCCTAAGCCCCTGCATCTTATCCATGTTACCTGTCATGTTAGGGTATATCGGCGGCTTGGAAAAGCCCTCCAAGACCAAAGGTTTTATAACCTCAATGTCCTTTGTCCTAGGCCTTGCCGCAACCTTTGCCCTACTGGGCATAGCAGCCTCACTTTTAGGTAAAGCCTTTGGCCAGATAGGCTCCGCCTGGCTTTATATCATTGCTCTTTTCTCTATTATCATGGGGTTACAGCTAATTGGCGTTGTCAATTTCAATTTGCCGGGTTTACAGGCTATGCCCGAGAAAAAGGGTGGAGTTCTAGGATCTTTTGGAGTGGGCTTATTGTTTGGGTTAGTTGCTTCACCTTGTGCCACTCCTGTATTAGCAGTTTTAATGACTTATGTAGCCGGTCAAGGTGTTCTTTGGTATGGAGGATTGCTGCTCTTTATTTATGGACTTGGACATGGGTTACCCCTGATTATCGCCGGAACCTTTACAGCTGTGCTAAAGAGTTTACCGCGCTTACAAAGATGGGGCCACTATATTACATTACTTAGCGGCGGCCTTCTCATCGTATTGGGATTATATTTCTTTACACGAACAGGCTAG